A window of Arcobacter acticola genomic DNA:
TTTCTTCACTTGTGCTTGAATCATACATCATTGCAAGATTAAGTTGAGCAAGGGGATAATTAGCTTCAGCAGATAATTTGTACCATTTTTCTGCTAACACTAAATCTTTTTTTACTTCTTCACCTAAAAAATACATATGAGCAAGATTATTTTGTGCAGCAGAATTTCCGTTTAATGCAGATTTTTCATACCAAAAAAAAGCTAATTTATTGTTTTTAGTTACACCTATTCCTTTATAATTCATTAGTGCTATATTGTATTGCGCATTTGCATCATCATCAAGAGCTAACTGACTATATTGTTCATATGCTTCAATATAATTTTTTTTATTAAAATTCTCAGTAGCTTCATCAAAAGTTACTCCATATAAAGTTGTAATAAATAATAATATA
This region includes:
- a CDS encoding tetratricopeptide repeat protein, producing the protein MKLTAYILLFITTLYGVTFDEATENFNKKNYIEAYEQYSQLALDDDANAQYNIALMNYKGIGVTKNNKLAFFWYEKSALNGNSAAQNNLAHMYFLGEEVKKDLVLAEKWYKLSAEANYPLAQLNLAMMYDSSTSEEKVKEAFAWYTKASL